The nucleotide sequence GACGAATGTGGGAAAAGATATACGCAGAAGTACATTGCTTACAAGAATGGACTAAGTGCTGGTTGGAGACAGTTTTCTATTGAGCACAACTTGGTTGAAGGAGATGTTGCACTCTTCCAATTAGTTGAACCAACCAAATTTAAGGTGAAGATTTCAATTGCAAATATGTTTAAATTTGCTACTCTTCCAGCTGTTTTGGTTTAAATTTATTTGTGAGGGATGTTTAAATGGCAAAATATTGACAACGAAACGtgcatatttttcttgtttttgtcatCCATAGATTGTCCTTGTAAATTAGTTTTATGCAGTGTTATTTTCATAAATATTAGCCAATTTGAAGTCTTCATGTTTGCAGCTCATTCTGGATAACTAAGTACTACTCTTAGATTGTTCTGTACATTGTGACTGAGCAAGTCGTGTGTTGTCAAAAGAAGAATTATGTTATAGCACTTATTAAGTTTTAGCATCGTATAAATTGATCAACTTTTGCAGGTTTACCTCATCAAAGCAAATGAATTAGCCGAAGTTGATGGAGCTTTAGGTCTCCTCATGCTGGATCCTCATACAAAACAGATGGATACAGGCAAGTCAAATTATGTCTTTGATTAATGCTAATGACTTAAGATAATGATTCTATCTCATCGTGTTCATCCCTCGATTTTCTGTTTGCATTTTTCTTGCGAAATTAGAAGGATATAATGCAGTAATGGGTGCAAACACATGTACAAGTACAAAGAGGAAACTTCCTTCATTGTCTGACTCTCTTCAGCTTGCTGTGGTCCAGAAGAATAATAAGAAATCTGGCCATCAAAGATCAGTTTCTCCACCTAGGCAACTGGATGACCATTCTGAAAATGATAGTGAAGAGCTTGGTTCAGAAGTACTGGAAGGTTTCAAATTATCCAGCCCAATTCCGTTTGAAGACATCACAAGCTTTGACAATTTCAGTGTTCTGGTAGATGGATTTTCTTTAGATTCTGAACTACCAGACGATACACGGAATAAGTACTATCATCTCTGTTGCAGTCAGCATGCGTTTCTTCATGATAATCTCATGaaggacttgaattttaagctGATAGTTGGAATTATTTCTGAAACTGTTAACATTGCAGATGCCCTCAAAGCCTGCAAGCTTAACACCTCTCGAGAGGAATTTTCCATTTGGGAGAAAACTTTGAGAGCTTTCCAACTTTTGGGTCTGGATGTTGGATTCTTACTTAATCGGCTAGCCCAGATTGTAAGCCAAGCATTTGATTCAGAAGGTGCTATGGAAACAAGAAGATACATAGAAGCAAAAACTGAACGAGCTCTCACAATCGACGAGATAAGAAATCTAGAAGCAAAGCTTGTTGAATTGAAGGATGCCTGTGAAAGGTTTGATGCTGATATTGAGAATTTGTAGTCAACAGCTGAACACTATGAGCTTAAGTTCCAAGAAGTGGTTCTTTCTACCTTAATTATTGATGCCAGATCAATGAAGGGGACAAATATCAGAATCATGTTGGATTCTTCTATGTAAGTGATTTTAATGTGTTGAATGTAACATCTAGCTACTCTCCTTGACCAGGTTTGGACAAAAAGGACTCTTTTTACAGGTAGAAAAAGATAAAATGCAATACAGATCCAAGTCAAAGAGAAATTGCATGAATAGATCCAAGTCAAAAGACATGCTCCAAGACAGATCTGTCAATCAGTTCTCAGCACGACCCAGAAGAAGTTACGCAACTGCAAATAACTTGTACAGAAGAAACAGCCAAAACACCATAAGAAAATTGGGACAAGAAAACTCCAAAAAGGAGAGATGAATCAGAGTTTGAACTTTAAACCAACCCACTAATTAAACACAAATTCAAGCCCTCAAACTAATGCAAACCTCCCCTAAAATGGTAGAAGAAAatcactccccaagtcccatcTTCCTCCTCAAAAAATTCCTCTCTACAAACTCACTCTATATCCCAACCTCCCAATCTCTGCAATTTGAACTCGTAGACTCGCTTAACATTTCCTgcaacaaaaaccaaaaaaacccaGATCAGTCTAACCCGCAAATAACCAAAACTTAAAACAATATTGTTAATTGAATGGACGtaactaaaaagaaaaagaagtttcttCACTAACCTGTGAAGTAGTCTTGCTCATCTCTTCATGGACAAAACCTGCAGGCCTTCTACTCTCACACACTTCACTACTCTTTTCAGCTTTCTTGGATGAGCCAATATGATTTCTTTTCAGACCCAGAAGTCCCTTCCACCTGGTGGAACTCTTAGGAGGTTTAAGTGAAGATGGCATaatatcatcatcaccatcatcccCTGCTAGCAGCTCTTCTCTAAGAGTGGTCTTGTTGTTGTCTTTAAATGGCAGCAACCTACCCTTAAAGAAAAGCTCATCAGCACCACTCATCATGGAATAGTTGTTTGTGACTGAGAATTCAAAGTCTGTGGACACTGGTCCTTGATCTCTTGAGAATGAGCTTCTACTACTCTCTTGCTTGACAATATGTTGTTGGTGTTGTGAGTCAGCAAAATCATTGGAGAAGGAGATTCTTGGGCTCATAGGAGCACAGTATTGAGCTTTGTGATCTGAATTGTTATACATGTCTAAGCATGccatgaaaaaatgaaaatcaaaggaGCAAACTTGAAGGATACCCACAGTAATAAATACAGTCAAGGGACCCTTCCACTCTGTTCCAATCCACCCTGTTGTGTTTGTATTTATAGCTAAGCGGGGGTGAAGGAGTAGTACTAGTTATAGACATGCATGGTATCCACATGATGTGATGTTTTGTCATGACATGCATCACATTTAACtaaatgataaagattccaaCAATTGTTATCTCAATtatctaagttgctaggttaGATGCACATGATCCAAATGAATTCGCGGGCTTCACATGATACACATAAAATCATGTATGTGCAACTCACGAGTTTGGATAACTAAGATACCGACCGTTGGAATCCCTATCATAACTAGACattgaataaataataataaattaatattaacatATAGTCAAATTCTAAGATTACAGTACTATCATCAGAACTTTTACTGGGTTTCCttggatatatatatgttgatgaagTTACCAAGAACCTCTCTTTCTCTTCAATCCATATAAGAAGTGAATATAATAAACTAGTAATAACACTTTTCTTGTACAGAATTGTTGAAAACTTCAATGAAGTTTCTGTGAAGGTACCTTACTACCATTCAATATTTTTAATGTAGATAATAATAAGACAAAGCAACGGCTATAAATCAACCTGGGTTTCTTTAATTCTATCAACTGAATCAGTACTCCTTCTTTTCAGTATTTGTTGCTAGACTTCATTACATTTTTTCACAAATTAGTGCATAGCCAGAAAAAATCAGTGCATGTGTGTAAGAATGGGGTCAAACATATATGACCATCATTTATGGGGGGAGGACAGTGAATAAATGTTGAAATAAATTGATGGATATAAATATAATAGGTGTCATGTAGCCAGATTAGGGAAAGTGGCAACAGTTGCCATCGCTGGCATAGAAAAAGCAATATCAGTCTTATTTAGATGGGTAAAATGCAGTGTTTTAAAGTACCATCATTATAATTAAGTCTTAACCACTAAAACAACATGATTTTCGCTATTCTTatcttttacatatatattttatgtctGTGTCGCTCGGTCAATTGAATCGA is from Tripterygium wilfordii isolate XIE 37 chromosome 14, ASM1340144v1, whole genome shotgun sequence and encodes:
- the LOC120014694 gene encoding uncharacterized protein LOC120014694, producing the protein MACLDMYNNSDHKAQYCAPMSPRISFSNDFADSQHQQHIVKQESSRSSFSRDQGPVSTDFEFSVTNNYSMMSGADELFFKGRLLPFKDNNKTTLREELLAGDDGDDDIMPSSLKPPKSSTRWKGLLGLKRNHIGSSKKAEKSSEVCESRRPAGFVHEEMSKTTSQEMLSESTSSNCRDWEVGI